A stretch of the Actinomyces qiguomingii genome encodes the following:
- a CDS encoding ABC transporter permease, with translation MTLCQFAKHNVLRDTETYIAYWLSSVFTVTIFFIFAVNADHPELDQDGSSIQLFMRMASVIVLVFAVVFLSLSIYSFVDRRRRTFGTLRAMGMSRRQLRRMLLAENSLIGASAIVVGMLVGTAFGHLSVLIMARIVRLSDITWKTPLAPIRDTAIGFAVVFVLVTLLLVRGLSRRPILELLSSSGHEAKGVRFSSPLAVVGAVVLLLGYALTFYPRYAGSAPALIDNALEKTLNYVLIGCFMVGTFLILSQFVFLAITGIQKHSRRYLRGGNALWVSALLYRLKSGVTSMFISAMLLTAAFCAVTASISLVMSVRADITASTPFAVTYYAFGDNDREAADLALIDGELTANGIDPQQHTLDFVLLGEGDDVGLVDTKFVSVEQYGRVTGEHPDLAAGQALDISGASETTGSTVGVDGVGELAVVGTGTRLLDSPRNIDCYVVADQTLQAISQQPRTTSMRAHLFDFDDALHDSGARALSTTVRNAIGVGMADGESFLFIPRIDSIDAEEYSHQIFTYVGVLFSAVFMAASASLIYFRLVSSVRDNLPITRNLHRMGMSLREILRVQRRQLLVLFAIPVLLAVVNTGFAMNYLVMARIASRLLYGRFLIILIPLLALQAGYFAFLSSRFSAKVRIFLKDPQ, from the coding sequence ATGACACTCTGCCAATTCGCGAAGCACAACGTCCTGCGCGATACGGAGACCTACATCGCCTACTGGTTGAGCAGCGTCTTCACCGTCACGATCTTCTTCATCTTCGCCGTCAACGCCGACCACCCCGAGCTGGATCAGGACGGCAGTAGCATCCAGTTGTTCATGCGGATGGCCTCGGTGATCGTGCTCGTGTTCGCGGTCGTGTTCCTGTCGCTCTCGATCTACTCCTTCGTGGATCGGCGCAGGCGCACCTTCGGCACTCTGCGAGCCATGGGCATGTCGCGCCGCCAGTTGCGGCGCATGCTGCTGGCGGAGAACTCCCTGATCGGGGCCAGCGCCATTGTGGTCGGCATGCTCGTGGGGACGGCCTTCGGCCATCTGTCGGTACTGATCATGGCGCGCATCGTCCGCCTGTCCGACATCACCTGGAAGACTCCCCTGGCGCCGATCCGCGATACGGCGATCGGATTCGCAGTGGTGTTCGTGCTGGTGACCCTGCTCCTGGTTCGCGGCCTGTCCCGGCGCCCCATACTCGAACTGCTCTCCTCTTCGGGGCACGAGGCCAAGGGCGTGCGCTTCTCCAGCCCGCTGGCCGTTGTCGGGGCGGTGGTGCTGTTACTCGGATACGCGTTGACCTTCTACCCGCGCTATGCGGGATCCGCCCCGGCGCTGATCGACAACGCCCTGGAGAAGACGCTCAACTACGTACTCATCGGGTGCTTCATGGTGGGCACATTCCTGATTCTGAGCCAGTTCGTCTTCCTGGCCATCACCGGCATCCAGAAGCACTCACGCCGCTACCTGCGCGGCGGCAACGCGCTGTGGGTCTCGGCTCTGCTGTACCGCCTGAAGAGCGGGGTGACCTCCATGTTCATCTCCGCCATGCTGCTCACCGCGGCGTTCTGCGCCGTGACCGCCTCCATCTCCCTGGTCATGTCCGTCCGCGCCGATATCACGGCCAGCACCCCGTTCGCCGTCACCTACTACGCCTTCGGCGACAACGACAGGGAGGCCGCGGACCTCGCGCTCATAGACGGGGAGCTGACCGCCAACGGCATCGATCCCCAGCAGCACACGCTGGACTTCGTCCTCCTGGGGGAAGGAGACGATGTAGGCCTGGTGGACACTAAGTTCGTATCCGTGGAGCAGTACGGCCGGGTGACCGGAGAGCACCCCGACCTGGCGGCCGGCCAGGCTCTCGATATCAGTGGAGCAAGCGAAACAACCGGGAGTACGGTCGGCGTGGATGGCGTCGGCGAACTCGCGGTGGTGGGCACCGGCACCCGGCTGCTCGACAGTCCGCGCAACATTGACTGTTACGTGGTCGCCGACCAGACGCTGCAGGCAATCTCCCAACAGCCGCGCACGACCTCCATGCGTGCCCACCTGTTCGACTTCGACGACGCCCTACATGACTCCGGCGCCCGCGCCTTGTCCACCACGGTGCGCAATGCGATCGGCGTCGGGATGGCTGATGGCGAGAGCTTCCTGTTCATCCCGCGCATTGACTCGATCGACGCCGAGGAGTACAGCCACCAGATCTTCACCTACGTGGGTGTGCTGTTCTCCGCGGTCTTCATGGCCGCCTCGGCCAGCCTGATCTACTTCCGGCTGGTCTCCAGCGTGCGGGACAACCTGCCGATCACACGGAACCTGCACCGCATGGGCATGTCGCTGCGGGAGATTCTGCGTGTGCAGCGCAGGCAGCTGCTGGTACTGTTCGCCATTCCGGTGCTGCTGGCGGTCGTCAACACGGGCTTCGCCATGAACTACCTGGTAATGGCACGGATCGCCTCCAGGCTCCTGTACGGGCGCTTCCTGATCATCCTCATCCCGCTGCTCGCCCTGCAAGCCGGCTACTTCGCCTTCCTGAGCAGTCGCTTCTCGGCCAAGGTGCGCATCTTCCTGAAGGACCCGCAGTAG